DNA from Roseimicrobium sp. ORNL1:
CCACCCATGGTGAGTTGTGCTGTGGACGCAGCGAAACGATTGGTACCCTGCTGGGTCTGCTGCCATTCCATGGTGCCTCCCATGATGTTCCACCTCTCTACTGAGGATGCGCCGTAGGAGTTGTCCACCAGTCGCGAGATCCCCTGCCCGATCTTCGTCACGCTGCTGTTCACGCTGGTGCCGTTGTCCAGGAGGCGCAAATTGTATTCAGACGTGCCTCCCGCACGCTGATAAAAGCGGAGATCGCGATCACCCCCGTGGTTTTCGAACACAATACGCGACTGTTCTGTGCCGGTGCTGTCGTTCGAGCCAAAGTATACCGTCCCCGAAGTATTCTCCGAACCCAGGGTGATAGCCCCGTCCCGGTTCGCATTGTAGATGTAGATGTTAGGATTATTGAAAATCTGTCCGGAAGCCGTCAGCATGATGGCGCCATTGTAGGTCGCCGTACCGGATGTGACGGACGTTCCCGTCGCAGCTGGTCCACCCAAAGAGGTACGCGTGTAGTATTCGTTGATCAGATTTGCTATGGTATGCGTGCCGTTCGTATACCACGCCGCCACCGCAGCATCGGAGAAAAAGCCACCAGCGGACGCGGGATCATACATCACCCGGAGGAAGCCTGTGGTAACGTCGATCTGTCCTGCGGAATCCCACTGTTGGAAGACATTCACATTCTTCTCATTGTGCCCTCGCACCTGGAAGCGCATCAGGTGATTGCGGTCATATTGCACGCCTTCGATATCACCGCGGTTGTACACCGGAAGCCCCAGCGCTCCGTCCTTGGTGTCCTTGAACTGCCCGTAGAGATTCACGACCGTCGATCTGCCCGTGGAGGTGGTGTCATCCGTGGTAATCAGGCGACCAGCGTTGAAATAGTCACTGTCGACCGAGTACCACACCGGGTCGGTCGCATAGATATCCCCCAGGACGGAGAGCGTGGCATCATTGGCGCCGCTCATGTAGTACGTGTTGTTGAGCTGCGTGCCAGCTACATCCACACCATCAATGATGATATTACCGCCCCACACGTTGTTCTTGGCGTCGTTCGAATAGAGAATCCACCGGGCATTGGTGGTCGTCTGGACGAGCAGGTCCGCACCCGAGGTATTCACGCCGCCTTGCAGATACAGACTGCCTTCCCCACTGAGCAGCACACGATCAGAGGATCCCAAAGAACGGTCATGCCGTAGCACGAGAATGGCCTCACTGACATAGGTGGTGCCGGAGTAGTCATTCCAAGTGTCAAAATACAGATTCCCGCGGCCAGTCTTCACCATCCCTGTGGCATTCGTAATATGCGTACGAATGAAGGCGCTGTTGCTCGCAATGTAGGAAGACCAGGTGCTGCTCGTGGAATCTGTATCGTGCCAGGAGGCGGCATTGTTGATGATGCCAACCTGCCCATTCATATCAATGAAACCACTGCCCCCACGGATCACCGGCTCGAGATTCGCAGTCGGCCCCTCGCCGAAGGTGGAGAAGGTAATCATACCGGAATTAATGGTGAGCGTGGCTCCGGGTGCGATGTAGACAGAATCCTGCCCCGTCGTGCGAAGGGTAGCGTCCGCGACACGCAGGGAGTTGATGGTGGTACTCGTGCCGACATTGGGAACATTCGCCAGCAAACCGGCATTTCCGGTAGAATCGGTGACGTTCCAGTTCACCCCCGAGGCAAGCGTCGAGGAATACTCGGAATCCTTCAGCGGCCTCAGATAGGTTACACCGTTCACGGTTTCCAAGGTCATGAAACCCACGCCCGAACCGCTCCAGCCCAAGGCATTCTCCAACTGCTCCTCCGGCCGGAACAAACTGCCCCCAACAACCGTTGGAGTGGGAGGGACGGTTCCGCCCAAGACTCCATAGACGATCGCCCGGTCCGTCGTGGCAGCTGCGTTCGTGTTGCCAACCACCTCCAGAGTAGACGTATCTTCCACCGAAACGCGTACGTCATCGCCACTTTCTGCGCCGAACGATCCATCCCCATCCAAGTTCATGATCTGCAATACGGAACCCTCGTTGATGGTCAGGGTCTTGAGCTTGTTGTCCACCTTTCCACCCGCCCGTCCATCGATCATGAACCAGTTGGTGCCCATCTCAGCGACGACGTTTCCCCAGTTCTCCGCATTGGTGGCGGTCGCATCCGTGATCAGATGCATGTAACCATTGCGCAGCGCCATGATTCCATTGTCGTTGATTCGGTTGTCGACATTGAATCCGCTGTTCAGCAGGGTGATGCTCGCTCCACGTTCCAAGGTGATGCGCGATGCATTGCGCAGGGTGCCTTCTGCGGTGAGGGCCACATTGAAATACTGCGATTCCGGCGCACCGCTTGCCGTGCTGAATCCGCGATTCAGGAAACGTCCGGTCTGCTGCACAATGGCGAACTCGCCGTTGAATGCCGTCTGATCCTTGCCGATGCGCAATTCACGATTGCCAACCTTGGTAAGCCCTGAGCCCATGTTTCCTGCACTGGTGTTGTCGAGCGTGGCATCGAGTTCCAGCCAGCCCGGATGGTCATAGGCCGTCGTCGCTCCTGATCCAAAGGTGCCGTCGGCACCGCCGGTGACATTGAAGAAATTGTCCTGCACGCCTCCGCCTAACAGATTAATGGTGCCATCAAGCGTCATCTTGAATGTATTCCCGGCCCCCGCGGTCGTGCTTCCGCTCGTCTCAATCCAACCACGGTTCAGGTTGATGACAAGGTCATGCACCATGTCCTTCTGCGCAGTGAACTCCAGTCTGGCCTCTGCAAGATACGCCGTGCCGCCGACATTGCTGTTCGCGTCTGTTTGCGAGCGGCTGCCCTGGCTGAAGTTTGTCGGGTCAAAAGGAACATCTGGATTAAACTCCCCCTGATTGTATCCAAGGTTGATCACCGTGCCGTCATCGAATCGCGTGGTGCCGGAGAGGCGGAGTTCGCCCTCCCGGATATTGACCTGGTTCAATCCAAAGATGTCCGTGTCATAAAGGATGACGGTATTCACGCCCATCTTGGTCAGCGCATGCCCATTCCCCTCCAGTTTCGCCCGAATGAACTCGCTCGTTGTGGTGTTGGTATAGCCACGGAACTCAATCGTGCTCTGCCCGCCAATCGTGGTATCTCCCGTCAAGATCACGTGGGAGACCGTGCCGGTCGTCGATGAGTTCACGAGGGCCCCCATACCGCGCCAGCCCGATCCTTCGATCATGAAAATCTCCGTCTTCCCATCGGCAGTGTTCAGGTTGAAGTCATGGTTGCGCAGGTCCAGGCGGCCTCCGTCCTTGATCACAGTCTCGTTGCCCACACCCAAGGCCCCGAAGAGTGTCGCCGTGCCATCACCCTCACTTCTGAGCGTGCCGGAGTTGATGACGAGTTGCCCGAGAAAGGTGTTGTTCTGCGCATTCCCAAGCTGCAGGATTTGATTCTTCACGGACGTGATCGTGGAGGTGAATGTCATTGCCACACTCCCCGACTGCGGTGCATTGGCTCCCGCACCCGTGGTGATGGGTCCATTCAGCACCAGCACGGTTCCGTTGGTGGGGTCATCCATGGAAATCGCCAGAGCACTGTTCAAGACGATGCCGGCAGAGATGGTGTCATTTCCTCCATCATTGATTTTGTTGAGCTGCGCAAATCCCCCCGGGGTGCTCACTTCAAACGTCAGTGCCGATCCTCCAGTGGCGCTCAGCGTGTACGACTGACCCCCGGACAGGTCGCCAATGTTCAGCGTGCCAATCGTGGCATTCACGTTGAGGGTCACCGTGCGATTGCTTCCGATAGCCCGAGTAAGGCTCGCGATGGTGTCGACACCCGTGGGCCCGCCGGTGACATTCGGATTCCAATTCGTTGCCGTGTTCCAGTTCCCGTTGGCATCCACCGCCCATATCCATTCGCCCTGTCCATGCACTGCGGAAAAGTTGCACACCACCAGTGCGCCACACACGACTGCTGCCTTCTTCATGAAACGTGTCAGTGCCGTCTTCCATTGTCCGTTCAGGCATGCGTCGTGTATGTATCGTGTATCCATGGTATTGCAGGGGAAGAAAATTAGCGGCCGGATTTATTGAATGTTAGGCCCGCCACGATCCCCGCTTCCATGCGCAAGATGCCTGCATGTATTCTATGTCTTCACTGGCCACACAGCTCAGCGATTTGCTTAGGTCACCCGTCCGGTTTCTTAGCCAGAATACATTGAGCGCAAAAAATGTGCGCTGCACGCATAGGGTACTCGCTTATACCTTCGGCATGCCGTTTTGTGAGCACACGAGCGCTCATGCTCCCGCCGAATCGGCGTTCGATTACTAAGCGCACAACCTCTTTACATCTAAAGAATCAGACTATACGTCCATGCACGCTTACAGCATGGCCATGAAGGGATAACCTTGCCCTTCTGCACTCAAACGCGGTCCATGTCGCCCGCTCACCATCGGCTCACGTTGGGAAATGCCGCTGCAAAATCAATACCTGGTCATGCCATTGTGATGGCAACGAGTGTTTCTCCAAGCATAAGTGCATAAGCCCTTTGCCTTGGCACCTCGGACGAATAATGAAGTCAACTCACTGACGAAATGCTTACGAGCGCGATGCCGGAGTTCCGCCATCGGTCTTCACGCCACTGAGCGGATGACTCGTCACGGCCTGCCACGCGATCTCCTGCAGCATCCGATTGAGCTTTTCTGCCTCCGGAAGTTTTGCCATGGATACAGGAACGGGAAGGCCGATGGGGCTCCGCTGATAAATGACCGCGAAGTGACAGTAGGCGGCAAGCACCCTGATATGCGCCTGTGGATGCCCCAGCGGATCGGTGAACAGTTCACTCTGCCTGCTGATGCCAGGTGCTTCTCCCTTGATGACTTTTTCACGCAAGGCCAGCACCGCTTGTCCCGCCGGCACCACGAACACCGCACTCTTGCCCGCTTTCGCATTCAGCTCCCGCACCAGTTTATCCATGCCTTCAAAGTAGGCAGCGTGAGCGGAGCGGAGTTGATCCATCGTCTTGGCGTCGCGATCGATCGTCACACCTTTGCCACGTGTTTCCCAGAGCGCAGTATCATCGAAGGGCACCCAGAATTCCTGGAGGGTGATGCGTAGCGCAGGATTGTGTTGCAAGCCGAAGGTCACAAAGTTCTCAATCCCCGGATCCGGCAGATAAATCGGCGAGAGGGTGAGCACATCTGCTTTCCCAGCTTCGAGGATGGGCTTTACCTTATTCTTATCGCCAGCAAGATCCCAATGTTGAATCACACGCGAACCGCCGATGCCCTGTACCGTGGCGATTTCGTGGCCGGTGATTCCCGCTCCGGCCGCCATCTCCTTCAGAAGTGCAGGCATCCACACATGAAAGCTGTGTCCTGCGGTGGCCACACGCAGGCCTTTCGGTGGCGCTTCAGCAGCGGACCTCTCCGCGGCGATAGCCGGGAATGCGAACAAGGAGAGAACGGCACAGCAGACAGTGAAGAGGGCGCGGCGCTTCATCATGGTCCGATGCAAACGCCTGCATCACCTCCTATATTGCGCCTGATATGACGGGACTCTTCTTGCTCCTGGACCCGCTGGCGATGAATTCGGAGTCGCTCAGTGCCTCCACAACGTAAGGCCAGCGATTTCCAAATTCGTACACCTCACCCGGGCCTAACACGACATCGCCACGAGCCGGAGTGCCAGTGATCCACACCGTACCCTGGATAAGCTCCAAACCAGTCACTCCATCACTCTGGTCCAGCGTGAGCACCATGCCACGGGGCAGGTGCGCCATCTCGGTAGAGCAGGTCGTGGCAGGCACGCTCACACGACCCGACAGAGACCATAGCTTTTCCAACGCCTGCCCGATGCGGTGAAACACTCCTTCAACCGTGGTCCGGGTGCTCAGGCGGTGGGGTTGCGCAGATAGGCTGGATGTGTTCATGGGACTATCCTCGCCGAACTGTTCTGTGCTTAACAGATTCACAATTGTAACTTTTCGCACTATACAGATGCACCTGCATCTTGCACTGTATTACCGGCTGTCAGCTACACAGCCCTCTGGAACTCCTTCATTGTCAACAGCGGCTCATCTGTATAGCACATAACTCCTTCGATCTGTATCTGTGCAGCACACAGAGCCATGATATTCTTAAGTCATGCACTCCACGGCATCTCATGAAGCAGGCCCGCTCTACCGCGCTTTGGCTGATCGGCTTGAGGGCATGATCGGGGCCCAATCCCTGCGTCCCGGCGACCGCATGCCCTCGGTCCGCCAGTTTGCGCGACAGCAACGTGTAAGCGTTCCCACGGCCATGCACGCGTACGCCACTCTGGAGACACGCGGCCTCGTGGAGGCACGGCCAAAGTCAGGCTTCTTCGTGCGCGCGAGCAAAGCAGATCTGGTACGTGCGCCCAAGATCATCGGCAGCTCTCCCAAGGTCACGGATTTCTCCAGCCTCGATCCGCTGGATTCCATCATCGCCGCGCATGATAACCCCGAGCTCGTACCCCTGGGCATGGCGTTGCCGGATCCAGAGCTGCTCCCCGGCGAGAAACTCGCCCGCAGCATGAGTTCCATCGCACGAAGCCTGGGCGCTCGCAGCACCAACTACGACATGCCTCCGGGCAGCGAATGCCTGCGGCGTGAACTTGCGCGACGATCACTCGACTGGGGCTGTGCCTTGCAGCCAGAAGAGTTCATCATCACCAATGGATGCACCGAGGCACTCTCACTTGCCCTGCGTGCCGTGTGTTCTCCTGGCGACACCGTGGTAGTGGAGTCTCCCACCTATTTTGGTCTCACGTGCATCCTTCGCGAATTGCAGCTCAAAGCCCTGCCTATTCCCGTTGATAGCCAGAATGGACTGGACCTTGATGCGCTTGAGGTGTGCCTTCGCAAAAACAAGGTCGCTGCGTGCGCATTGATTCCCAACTTCCACAATCCCGTGGGCTATGTGATGCCTGAGGATCGCAAGCGTCGCCTACTGGAGATCGTTGGCAAGCGGGACATTCCTGTCATCGAGGACGACATCTACGGCGAGCTCAATCATAGCGGTGATCGCCCGCGCTGCCTCAAGGCCTTCGATCGCGATGGCCTCGTGCTGCTCTGCAGTTCCTTCTCCAAGAATCTCGCCCCCGGCTATCGCGTCGGCTACGTCTCCGCAGGCCGCTGGCATGCCAAGGTGATGCGCCTGAAGATTGCCTACTCCCTGGCGAATGCCACGCTGCCCTCGCTGGTCATCTCCGAGTATCTGCGCAATGGAGGCTATGACCGCTATCTGCGCACCCTTCGGCAGACCTACCGCCAGCAGGTGGAGCGCATGCGCGAAGCCGTGGTGCACAGCTTCCCCGAGGGCATTGGTCTCTCGCGTCCCCAAGGGAACTTCGTGCTGTGGTGCGAGCTCCCTCCGCAGGTGGATTCGCTGGTACTCTTCAAGCAGGCCTTGCGCGCTGGCATCAGCATTGCCCCGGGCCCGCTTTTCTCACCGGATGGTGGCTTTCGAAATTTCCTCCGCCTCAACTGCGGCTACCCCATGACACCCACCGTGGAGCGCGCCGTGACCGTGCTGGGTCAACTCGCGAAGCAGTTGGCAAGAAGTTAGCCCCCCCTTGCCCTCGCGCTTGCTCTGTCGCTATGCCTTCGCTGCGGCCGCCGCTTCCACTTCCATGGCTGTCGGCTCCACCTTGGGAGGACCACTGATCTTCTCGGCAAGTCCCTGCACCACCACATACAGCCACGGGATAAAGAACACCCCGATGACCGTCGCTGCCGTCATGCCAAAACAAACTGCCGTGCCCAGGCTCTGACGGCTCGCCGCACCCGCCCCGCTGGAAATGACCAGCGGCACCACGCCGAGGATGAACGCCAGCGACGTCATGATGATCGGCCGCAGTCGCAGCTTGGCCCCTTCCAGAGCCGCCTCCTCGATACTCATCCCGCCCTCACGACGCACCTTCGCAAACTCCACGATCAAGATGGCGTTCTTCGCCGCGAGGCCAATGAGCATCACCAGGCCGATCTGCACATACACATCGTTCGTCAGCCCCCGTATCCACGCTCCCAGGAAGGCCCCAAAGACGCCAATCGGCAGTCCAAACAACACCGCAAACGGCACCGCCCAGCTCTCATACTGGGCGGCCAGCACCAGAAAGACAAAGAGCAGCGCCAGCCCCAGGATGACGGTCTGCTGCCCCGCCGCCTGCTTTTCCTGCAGGGCCGTGCCCGTCCACTCAAAGCCAAATCCATCGGGCAGGTGCTGCTCCGCCAGCTTCTCCATCGTCGCGATGACCTGTCCCGAGCTGAAGCCTGGTGAGGCAGACGCCGTAATCTCCGCTGCACGATAGACATTGAAATGCGGGAGCAGATCCGCCCCGGTTGTATACTCGACCTTCGCAAAGGTGCTGAAAGGCACCATGCTCCCATCCGCGCTGCGCACGTAGATGCTATTGATGTCATTGGGATTCATCCGGTAGGCGGGCTCCGCCTGCACCTTCACCTGGAAGCTGCGGCCAAAAAGTGTGAGATCATTCACGTACAGTCCGCCAAAGTAGGTCTGCATGGCGCCAAAGACACTGTCCAGCGGGATGCCCAGGGTCTTGATTTTGTCTCGATCAAGATCCACCGTAAGTTGCGGCACCCGGGTGCTGAAGAACGTGAATGCACGCGAGATGCCCGGTTCCTTGGACACCGCGCTGAGATAGGAGTCCGCGACAGCCTGCAGTTCCTCAGGCGTGCGCCCACTGCGATCCTGGAGCTCAAACTGCACGCCTCCCGCATTTCCCAGTCCCTGGATGGGTGGAGGTGATGTCGGGATGATCATCGCCTCGGGAATCTGACTCACCTTGGAATAGACCAACGGCACCAGCTTCGCCACCTGCTCCGCTGGATCCTTTCGCTCATCCCAGTTCTTGAGCGAAACAATACACGCTCCCGAGTTCGAGGTGCGCGCGCCACTCAGCAGGTTCAGCCCACCAATGGTGATGACATCGCTCACCCCCGGCGTTTCCTTGAGAATGCCCTCCACATGGCGCAACACCCGATCCGTACGCTCCTGAGATGCTCCATCCGGCAGGGTTGTCACCACGAAGATATACCCCATATCTTCATCCGGCAGGAACGACGTGGGCAGTCGTTTCAGCAATCCCACCGTGCCTGCATAGATGCCTCCCAGCAGGACCAGGGCGACCACACCATAACGGATCAGTCGGCGGCATATGCTCACATAACCTCCGGTCACCCGATCAAAGAACCGGTTGAAGGCCGCGAGCGATCTTCCCACTGGCCCCTTCGGCGGCTCCCGGTGACGCAGCAGCATCACACACAGTGCCGGCGTGAGCGTCAGCGCCACCAGCGCAGAGATCAACACCGAGGCGGACAACGTGATCGCAAACTGCTGGTATAGCCTGCCCGTGATTCCCCCCATGAATGACACGGGAATGAACACGGAACAAAGCACCAGTGCGATCGCG
Protein-coding regions in this window:
- a CDS encoding multidrug efflux RND transporter permease subunit is translated as MAHFFIHRRVFAMVLSILIVLVGYLGLRSLPISRYPEMTPPTVQITATYPGASSKVVEETVTTPLEQEINGAEDMIYMSSSSTSDGQCSIKVTFKVGKNIDDAAVDVQNRVARAQPRLPADVTKNGITVTKQSPDMLLVFALSSPDGKYDDLFLNNYAFLNLQPSLARVQGVGAVQIFTQKDYSMRVWLEPDKLAKLGLTVNDVSQALQEQNVQAAAGQIGSPPAKEGTEFQLSVNVKGRLVTPEEFGEVVIITLQDGTVVRIRDVARTELGGKDYSSFGRINGSPASLIGIFQLPTANALDTANAAKARMDDLAKALPPGMKIAVSFDTTKFVTASISEVMHTLAEAFVLVVIVVFVFLGNWRATLIPMLAVPVSLIGTFAIFGPLGFSINTLTLFALVLAIGLVVDDAIVVVEAVEHHIERGLSPLKATERAMSEVSGPVIAIALVLCSVFIPVSFMGGITGRLYQQFAITLSASVLISALVALTLTPALCVMLLRHREPPKGPVGRSLAAFNRFFDRVTGGYVSICRRLIRYGVVALVLLGGIYAGTVGLLKRLPTSFLPDEDMGYIFVVTTLPDGASQERTDRVLRHVEGILKETPGVSDVITIGGLNLLSGARTSNSGACIVSLKNWDERKDPAEQVAKLVPLVYSKVSQIPEAMIIPTSPPPIQGLGNAGGVQFELQDRSGRTPEELQAVADSYLSAVSKEPGISRAFTFFSTRVPQLTVDLDRDKIKTLGIPLDSVFGAMQTYFGGLYVNDLTLFGRSFQVKVQAEPAYRMNPNDINSIYVRSADGSMVPFSTFAKVEYTTGADLLPHFNVYRAAEITASASPGFSSGQVIATMEKLAEQHLPDGFGFEWTGTALQEKQAAGQQTVILGLALLFVFLVLAAQYESWAVPFAVLFGLPIGVFGAFLGAWIRGLTNDVYVQIGLVMLIGLAAKNAILIVEFAKVRREGGMSIEEAALEGAKLRLRPIIMTSLAFILGVVPLVISSGAGAASRQSLGTAVCFGMTAATVIGVFFIPWLYVVVQGLAEKISGPPKVEPTAMEVEAAAAAKA
- a CDS encoding DUF2917 domain-containing protein; this translates as MNTSSLSAQPHRLSTRTTVEGVFHRIGQALEKLWSLSGRVSVPATTCSTEMAHLPRGMVLTLDQSDGVTGLELIQGTVWITGTPARGDVVLGPGEVYEFGNRWPYVVEALSDSEFIASGSRSKKSPVISGAI
- a CDS encoding PLP-dependent aminotransferase family protein, with translation MHSTASHEAGPLYRALADRLEGMIGAQSLRPGDRMPSVRQFARQQRVSVPTAMHAYATLETRGLVEARPKSGFFVRASKADLVRAPKIIGSSPKVTDFSSLDPLDSIIAAHDNPELVPLGMALPDPELLPGEKLARSMSSIARSLGARSTNYDMPPGSECLRRELARRSLDWGCALQPEEFIITNGCTEALSLALRAVCSPGDTVVVESPTYFGLTCILRELQLKALPIPVDSQNGLDLDALEVCLRKNKVAACALIPNFHNPVGYVMPEDRKRRLLEIVGKRDIPVIEDDIYGELNHSGDRPRCLKAFDRDGLVLLCSSFSKNLAPGYRVGYVSAGRWHAKVMRLKIAYSLANATLPSLVISEYLRNGGYDRYLRTLRQTYRQQVERMREAVVHSFPEGIGLSRPQGNFVLWCELPPQVDSLVLFKQALRAGISIAPGPLFSPDGGFRNFLRLNCGYPMTPTVERAVTVLGQLAKQLARS